One part of the Phragmites australis chromosome 3, lpPhrAust1.1, whole genome shotgun sequence genome encodes these proteins:
- the LOC133910978 gene encoding josephin-like protein — protein sequence MVQEKECFTRAELDGIAGNLVLSDPNKGQWTPLSFIFKPHHNVLTGNHDVNVLIVALEARKKKVIWHDHRKGASSIDLDAEALVGLMINVPVRRLRGLWTGRHWVAIRSIDGICFNLDSDFSEPKKFKDKENVIAFLDSVLSQGGELMIVLQDE from the coding sequence ATGGTTCAGGAAAAAGAATGTTTCACCCGAGCTGAGTTGGATGGCATTGCTGGAAACCTTGTTCTTAGTGATCCAAACAAGGGCCAATGGACTCCTCTATCGTTCATCTTTAAACCTCACCACAATGTTTTAACTGGGAACCATGATGTAAATGTTCTTATTGTGGCATTAGAAGCTAGAAAGAAGAAGGTAATCTGGCATGATCATCGAAAAGGAGCATCATCAATCGATCTGGATGCGGAAGCGTTGGTAGGTCTGATGATCAATGTGCCTGTCAGGAGGTTGAGGGGGCTCTGGACTGGCAGGCATTGGGTCGCAATTCGAAGCATTGATGGTATCTGTTTTAATTTGGATAGTGATTTTTCTGAACCCAAGAAGTTTAAGGACAAAGAAAACGTGATTGCGTTCCTGGACAGCGTACTCAGTCAAGGTGGAGAGCTCATGATCGTGCTGCAAGATGAATAA